One genomic segment of Desulfocapsa sulfexigens DSM 10523 includes these proteins:
- a CDS encoding 4Fe-4S dicluster domain-containing protein, whose protein sequence is MKKLFSRRNFLKGGLATTAAAAVLKNKETKASGDFEGYPDGMGVLVDLTRCVGCRSCEAACNKEQELPEPAKPFTDFSIFDEMHHGQKRRTDETAYTVVNRYDVPELDHPLFRKFQCNHCQEPACLTSCFVNAYTKTPEGAVIYNSKVCVGCRTCMIACPFYVPTFKYSSAFSPKIMKCVFCYDTRLKEGKAPACVEACPQEALTFGKRVDCIDMGRQRIRETPGKYVDHIYGEHEVGGTAWMYLSSVPFDKVGFDTHVPKEPIINSVKDFLAMVPMVLTIWPGLFVGFHLLATRKEKMMEMEKEKELAKQKATDEKEEQV, encoded by the coding sequence ATGAAAAAACTATTTAGCCGTAGAAATTTTCTAAAAGGCGGGCTTGCAACGACAGCAGCCGCCGCGGTACTTAAAAATAAAGAAACCAAGGCATCGGGTGACTTCGAAGGATATCCCGATGGCATGGGTGTACTCGTAGACCTGACCCGTTGTGTTGGCTGCCGATCATGTGAAGCCGCATGTAACAAGGAACAGGAACTTCCAGAACCAGCAAAACCATTCACCGATTTTTCAATCTTCGACGAAATGCATCATGGTCAGAAAAGACGCACGGACGAAACAGCTTACACCGTAGTCAATCGGTACGATGTACCAGAACTCGACCATCCACTATTCAGGAAATTTCAATGTAATCATTGCCAGGAACCAGCATGCCTCACCTCCTGCTTTGTTAATGCTTATACAAAAACACCTGAAGGTGCTGTTATCTATAACTCTAAGGTCTGTGTTGGCTGCAGAACCTGTATGATAGCCTGCCCCTTCTACGTACCAACCTTTAAATATTCCAGTGCATTCAGTCCTAAAATCATGAAGTGTGTATTCTGTTACGATACCCGCCTTAAAGAAGGAAAAGCCCCTGCATGTGTTGAGGCATGCCCACAGGAAGCATTGACCTTTGGCAAGCGTGTTGACTGTATCGATATGGGTCGCCAGCGTATTCGTGAAACTCCTGGGAAATATGTTGATCATATTTATGGCGAGCATGAGGTTGGAGGTACTGCCTGGATGTATCTTTCCAGTGTACCTTTTGATAAAGTTGGTTTTGATACCCACGTCCCAAAAGAACCTATCATTAATTCAGTTAAAGACTTCCTTGCCATGGTACCAATGGTACTCACCATCTGGCCTGGACTCTTTGTAGGATTCCACTTACTGGCTACACGGAAAGAGAAAATGATGGAAATGGAAAAAGAAAAAGAACTTGCCAAACAAAAAGCAACCGATGAGAAGGAGGAGCAGGTATGA
- a CDS encoding sensor histidine kinase: protein MRNFLSKLSLKRIFSLFTVTTIVLLFIVIFFAGKQYFLFRHCEKLVDSSQHLLFQFTGIKEHINETLLSNGTLNTPEINKEIQSLDSQLQHILEDILIPEEFKLNFISQLDLVNITVALRNLQNSTPPINNEQLATLSAQLRSVNSKLTGFHELISRYTQTQLLGLHKALVGLLSIVIALVSIMLLTINRYITSPILHYCRTRSPSETEPVTLFSLHKTIETLADNPVAGSVTSPDDSLELTRLYRYSSIGHLLGGLSHELTNISNGILNYTQAIIDLSNDSNLDADSRQLLHKLFVEEKKMSQLLSNMIAFTSGSAQGQAKVLSVEELFENIRTLVHGTFKSEQINLNIKLSNPAFMLKNHVSDLQLVILSAIQNSRTALNYRYVGVVPESEKKTIQLSFDEPLQNSNSICVEILDNGASHSKTADGSKTTRPWHNMNVCKSFLQTFGGTLELTRTSDKTNRCLICLPLSKDN, encoded by the coding sequence ATGAGAAACTTTCTTTCAAAACTATCCTTGAAACGTATATTCTCTCTTTTTACTGTCACAACCATAGTCCTGCTTTTCATTGTGATCTTCTTTGCAGGAAAACAGTATTTTCTCTTTCGACATTGCGAAAAACTTGTTGACTCAAGCCAGCATCTCCTCTTTCAATTTACCGGAATAAAAGAACACATAAACGAAACCCTGCTCAGTAACGGCACACTGAACACTCCTGAAATAAACAAGGAAATCCAAAGCCTCGACTCACAGTTACAACATATACTGGAAGACATTCTCATTCCCGAGGAATTCAAACTTAACTTTATCAGTCAGCTCGATCTTGTAAATATCACAGTGGCATTGAGGAATTTGCAAAACAGCACTCCTCCGATCAATAACGAGCAGTTGGCGACACTTTCTGCCCAACTCCGTAGTGTCAATTCAAAACTCACCGGTTTTCATGAATTGATAAGCAGATACACCCAGACGCAGCTCCTGGGACTTCATAAAGCACTTGTTGGACTCCTTTCAATCGTAATTGCTTTGGTGAGCATCATGCTTCTCACCATAAATCGATATATAACCTCCCCCATCCTTCATTATTGCCGGACACGTTCTCCGAGTGAAACAGAGCCAGTAACTCTCTTTTCCCTACATAAAACAATCGAAACATTGGCAGACAATCCTGTTGCAGGATCGGTAACTAGCCCAGATGACAGTCTTGAGTTGACACGTCTCTACAGATACAGCTCAATAGGACACTTGCTTGGAGGGCTCAGTCATGAACTGACAAATATTTCGAATGGTATTCTTAATTACACCCAGGCAATTATTGACCTGAGTAATGATTCTAATTTAGATGCGGACTCTCGACAGCTACTGCACAAACTTTTTGTTGAAGAAAAAAAGATGTCTCAGCTTCTGAGCAATATGATTGCTTTTACAAGTGGTAGTGCCCAGGGACAGGCAAAAGTACTTTCTGTTGAAGAACTTTTTGAAAACATTAGGACACTCGTTCACGGAACCTTTAAAAGTGAACAAATAAACCTCAATATTAAACTCAGCAATCCGGCATTTATGCTGAAAAACCATGTAAGTGATTTACAACTTGTCATCCTTTCTGCCATACAAAATAGCCGAACGGCCCTCAATTATCGTTATGTGGGGGTTGTCCCCGAGTCAGAAAAGAAAACAATACAGCTCTCCTTCGACGAACCTCTCCAGAATAGCAACAGCATATGTGTCGAGATTCTTGATAACGGTGCCAGTCATTCTAAAACGGCAGATGGGAGTAAAACGACCAGGCCATGGCACAATATGAATGTCTGCAAAAGTTTTCTTCAGACCTTTGGCGGAACCCTTGAGCTCACCAGAACGAGTGACAAAACCAATCGTTGCCTTATCTGTCTTCCTTTATCAAAAGATAATTAA
- the ftsH gene encoding ATP-dependent zinc metalloprotease FtsH, protein MSQIQTGLLVLLLTFLGVVGYNVYLHETTPNDISYTEFVELLEDGKIKDIHLKGGVVTGTDLTLHEFSSFIVDLPSILPLIERQGVTITAEKDSETLSGFMQSMVPVFLILGGYLIFSRMQKGDKGGFGKNKSRSFHPKKNTGVTFDDVAGISEARTELVEIVDSLKNPEKFSRLGGYVPKGVLLQGPPGTGKTLLAKAIAGEALVPFYSIGGSDFVEMFVGVGASRVRELFTEAKKNSPCIIFIDEIDAIGGKRSGGNATGSNDEREQTLNALLVEMDGFDSNETVIIIGATNRPDMLDPALLRPGRFDRQVTISLPDVKGRRNILEVYAKKIVMSPSVNLSEIARSIPGFSGAEIANLVNEAALTAARYNKKAVETSDFDEAKDKISLGLERKNVVINEKDRRVTAYHEAGHAITAKLLPDTDPVHKISIIPRGQALGLTQQLPLADKHTYSRDYLLNRIKILMGGRIAEEIIFDHQTTGASNDLVGATEIASRFVCEFGMSSTIGPIAYMQEQGGFLGGTSTMKPYSEKTAERIDNEIKRVIEQCYVETTELLTQNSKFLHKLAEALLVNETVDGEEFDIVHNCYINEKNIEKNLKNKRKEERL, encoded by the coding sequence ATGTCTCAAATCCAGACAGGATTATTGGTCCTTCTTCTTACTTTCCTTGGTGTTGTTGGATACAACGTCTATCTTCACGAAACTACTCCCAATGATATTTCGTACACCGAGTTCGTAGAACTGCTTGAAGACGGTAAAATAAAAGATATACACCTCAAGGGTGGTGTCGTTACTGGTACAGACCTGACCCTCCATGAGTTCAGCTCTTTTATTGTTGACCTCCCTTCCATTCTCCCCCTAATTGAACGTCAGGGAGTAACAATCACAGCAGAAAAGGATAGTGAGACTCTCAGCGGCTTTATGCAATCAATGGTTCCAGTCTTTCTTATTCTTGGCGGTTATCTTATTTTTTCAAGAATGCAGAAAGGTGATAAAGGTGGATTCGGAAAAAACAAAAGCCGCTCTTTTCACCCTAAAAAGAATACAGGAGTCACTTTTGACGACGTAGCTGGTATCAGTGAAGCCAGAACTGAGCTCGTTGAGATTGTAGACTCATTAAAAAATCCTGAAAAATTCTCAAGGCTTGGCGGATATGTGCCAAAGGGAGTTCTCCTCCAGGGCCCTCCAGGAACCGGAAAAACTCTCCTTGCCAAGGCAATAGCCGGGGAAGCCTTAGTCCCCTTTTATTCCATTGGCGGATCCGATTTTGTTGAAATGTTTGTTGGTGTTGGGGCGTCACGGGTTCGGGAGCTTTTTACCGAAGCCAAAAAGAATTCACCATGCATCATATTTATAGATGAAATTGATGCCATAGGCGGAAAACGAAGTGGCGGAAATGCTACCGGATCAAACGACGAACGTGAACAGACATTGAATGCGCTGCTGGTCGAGATGGATGGATTCGATTCTAACGAAACCGTTATCATCATTGGGGCAACAAACCGTCCTGACATGCTTGATCCTGCACTTTTAAGGCCCGGACGTTTTGATCGCCAGGTAACTATATCATTGCCGGATGTAAAGGGACGCCGCAACATTCTTGAGGTCTATGCAAAAAAAATAGTTATGTCTCCCAGTGTCAATCTGTCAGAGATTGCGCGATCAATCCCAGGGTTCAGTGGTGCTGAAATTGCCAACCTCGTCAATGAGGCTGCTCTAACTGCAGCCCGTTACAACAAAAAGGCTGTTGAAACATCAGATTTTGATGAGGCAAAAGACAAGATAAGTCTCGGTCTCGAACGTAAAAATGTTGTCATCAATGAAAAAGACCGCAGGGTCACAGCATATCATGAAGCTGGCCATGCGATTACAGCAAAACTTTTGCCCGACACCGATCCCGTACACAAGATATCCATTATTCCTCGTGGGCAAGCCCTTGGCCTTACCCAGCAATTGCCTCTTGCTGATAAACACACCTACTCTCGTGACTATCTCCTTAACAGAATCAAAATACTCATGGGTGGCAGAATAGCAGAGGAAATAATTTTTGATCATCAAACTACAGGTGCCAGCAATGATCTCGTTGGAGCAACTGAGATTGCCAGTCGTTTTGTCTGTGAATTCGGCATGAGTTCAACTATTGGCCCAATCGCCTACATGCAGGAACAGGGTGGTTTTCTAGGCGGAACAAGCACGATGAAACCCTACAGCGAAAAAACTGCAGAACGCATCGATAATGAAATCAAAAGGGTTATTGAACAATGCTATGTGGAAACAACAGAACTTCTGACTCAGAACAGTAAATTTCTCCACAAACTCGCTGAGGCCCTTCTTGTCAACGAAACCGTGGATGGTGAAGAATTCGATATCGTCCATAACTGTTATATAAACGAAAAAAATATTGAAAAAAATTTAAAGAATAAACGCAAGGAGGAACGGCTTTAA
- a CDS encoding IS1595 family transposase, with product MQAIHFHIESFPKTLDEFKRLFNNEEKSLRFLFSKRWPNGFECPYCNWLDDNLIPTKTRTCGHCGHPTSITTNTIMHGTKKPLSQWLISIYWLTSTAGGNSAKDLQRLLKLSSYQTAWTWLQKLRMAMAIADKKRCSKTVEISSDTISLGGEAHNKPLILAAAEIVLPAGITGRIKMATISSFNSETVNSFLEQHVAPGASLITPEDTQYKLITGNNFVTITDPAIYRTKQIIKSFEIWINKIHRGGVAAKHLQLYLDEFCFRRNAEMLPDREAIFNLLLSGVISKKSLSYKSIISQSTTE from the coding sequence ATGCAGGCCATACATTTTCACATAGAAAGCTTTCCCAAGACTCTTGATGAGTTCAAGAGGCTTTTTAATAATGAAGAGAAAAGTCTGCGTTTTCTCTTTTCAAAAAGATGGCCTAACGGTTTCGAGTGCCCTTACTGCAACTGGCTTGATGACAACCTTATACCAACCAAGACTAGAACATGCGGTCATTGTGGTCACCCAACCTCAATTACCACCAACACAATCATGCATGGAACCAAAAAGCCACTTTCACAATGGCTTATCTCCATATACTGGCTCACATCGACAGCAGGCGGAAACAGTGCTAAAGATTTGCAGCGTCTGCTGAAACTTTCAAGCTACCAGACTGCATGGACATGGCTGCAAAAGCTGCGCATGGCCATGGCCATCGCAGACAAAAAACGGTGTAGCAAAACAGTAGAGATTTCTTCCGATACCATTTCCCTAGGTGGCGAAGCCCACAATAAACCTCTTATTCTGGCCGCTGCTGAGATAGTCCTTCCTGCCGGAATTACAGGGAGAATAAAAATGGCAACAATTAGCTCTTTTAACTCGGAAACCGTCAACTCCTTTCTTGAGCAACATGTTGCGCCTGGTGCCTCTCTTATCACACCAGAAGATACGCAATACAAACTCATTACTGGCAACAATTTCGTGACAATTACAGACCCTGCAATTTACCGAACTAAACAAATAATCAAAAGTTTTGAGATCTGGATCAATAAGATTCACCGAGGTGGAGTTGCAGCAAAACACCTGCAACTTTATCTCGACGAGTTTTGTTTTCGACGCAATGCTGAAATGCTGCCGGACAGAGAAGCAATATTTAACCTTCTTCTTTCAGGCGTAATCAGTAAAAAATCGCTCTCCTACAAAAGCATCATTTCGCAATCCACAACGGAGTAG
- the nhaR gene encoding transcriptional activator NhaR: MEWLNYHHLYYFWNVVREGGITAAGKRLNLVPSTISSQLTTLEETLEVKLFHRVGRNIEPTEMGQLVFQYADEIFSLGRELMDTIHGHPKAGRIPLRVGIVDALPKMIVRDLLDPVFKLPEPIRLICCENKKEALLAELALHKLDIIISDSPIGTGMSIKAYNHILGECGVTFFGVDELSGPLEADFPYSLSGTPILMPLQETTLRNDLDVWFESLKITPLIVGEFDDAALLKAFGQRGDGVFMAPTVIEEEVQRQYKVSIVGRTEKVQYRFYAISIEKILSHPAVLAISTAASHTLFAEKVAG; the protein is encoded by the coding sequence ATGGAATGGCTCAACTATCATCATCTTTATTATTTCTGGAACGTTGTACGCGAGGGCGGCATTACTGCAGCCGGTAAGCGGCTCAACTTGGTACCTTCTACCATCAGCTCCCAACTCACCACACTTGAAGAAACTCTTGAGGTGAAGCTCTTCCATCGCGTGGGGCGCAACATTGAACCCACTGAAATGGGTCAATTGGTATTCCAATATGCAGATGAAATATTTTCACTTGGAAGAGAGTTGATGGATACGATCCATGGGCATCCAAAGGCCGGGCGAATCCCTCTGCGAGTTGGGATCGTTGATGCACTTCCCAAGATGATAGTACGTGATCTCCTTGATCCGGTATTCAAGCTGCCGGAACCGATACGCCTGATCTGTTGTGAAAACAAAAAAGAAGCCCTGCTTGCAGAGCTGGCCCTGCACAAACTTGATATCATAATCAGCGATTCACCCATCGGAACTGGTATGAGCATCAAAGCTTATAATCACATACTTGGGGAATGTGGTGTAACATTTTTTGGAGTAGACGAACTCAGTGGCCCTCTTGAAGCAGATTTTCCTTATTCCCTCAGTGGGACCCCAATACTGATGCCATTGCAGGAAACCACCTTGAGAAACGATCTGGATGTATGGTTTGAGTCTCTCAAGATCACACCTTTAATCGTTGGTGAATTTGATGACGCTGCTCTGCTTAAAGCCTTCGGTCAGCGAGGTGATGGTGTTTTTATGGCACCAACGGTGATTGAAGAGGAGGTGCAGCGTCAGTATAAGGTTTCTATTGTGGGGAGAACGGAAAAGGTGCAATATCGATTTTATGCAATCTCAATTGAAAAAATATTGTCTCATCCAGCTGTACTCGCAATATCAACTGCAGCCAGCCATACTCTTTTTGCGGAGAAAGTTGCTGGTTGA
- a CDS encoding polysulfide reductase NrfD family protein, which translates to MKLFSKERPDIPIVNHLKADGTEWTVKEKLWLGLSVSEYKKQFFRNPVNWLMIAIFAVGVPLIVGRYIFGLGWVTHASNDYPWGLFLGFGLFGMVPLSASGFMLGTTVELFGRKDFHAIERLALLNGLLGYFFAVLFLEVDLGMPWRLPYPMFVSLGPAAVLFLVAWHVATYLSVQIAEVLPAFFEWIGWLKGKRIIRKYVLGLTVAGIILSTLHQGALGALFTYAPAKVHPLWLSVNFQWIHFFCSSIFAGLSMVIIASTLIKNFMGWRCDDEFKDNLDYITIGLAKGASYAMITYLIIKIVAVAHDQEWSYLLTGWGSYYMLELGVAVVLPMFMFAIGIRNKWVTLIRFGAFIAAFGIIWNRLNTALICYNWQMYQEIPHWKEVWITITIYSLYFLTYRFIVYRLPIVYGWKGEK; encoded by the coding sequence ATGAAACTCTTTTCAAAAGAACGACCTGATATTCCAATCGTCAACCATCTCAAAGCAGATGGTACAGAGTGGACAGTTAAAGAAAAACTCTGGTTAGGCCTGTCAGTATCAGAGTACAAAAAACAGTTTTTCAGAAATCCTGTAAACTGGCTGATGATAGCAATTTTTGCTGTTGGTGTTCCACTTATTGTTGGACGTTATATCTTTGGTCTTGGCTGGGTAACCCATGCCTCCAATGACTATCCCTGGGGTCTTTTTCTTGGATTCGGACTTTTTGGAATGGTCCCACTTTCAGCATCAGGATTTATGCTTGGAACAACAGTAGAGCTTTTTGGCAGAAAAGATTTTCATGCCATTGAACGCTTAGCCCTGCTCAACGGTCTTCTCGGTTACTTCTTTGCTGTACTGTTCCTTGAGGTTGACCTTGGCATGCCATGGCGTCTTCCTTACCCTATGTTCGTGTCTCTAGGACCTGCTGCCGTACTTTTTCTTGTTGCATGGCATGTTGCCACCTATCTTTCTGTTCAAATAGCAGAAGTACTCCCTGCCTTTTTTGAGTGGATTGGCTGGCTCAAAGGAAAACGTATAATCAGGAAGTATGTTCTTGGACTCACAGTAGCAGGAATTATCCTTTCTACACTCCATCAGGGAGCTCTGGGTGCATTATTCACCTATGCACCTGCAAAAGTCCATCCATTATGGCTGTCGGTGAATTTCCAATGGATACATTTTTTCTGCTCATCTATTTTTGCAGGATTATCCATGGTCATAATTGCATCAACACTAATTAAAAACTTCATGGGATGGCGCTGTGATGATGAATTCAAAGACAATCTTGACTACATCACCATAGGACTGGCAAAAGGTGCTTCATATGCCATGATAACATACCTGATCATCAAAATAGTTGCGGTTGCTCATGACCAGGAATGGTCATATCTTCTCACCGGATGGGGCAGTTACTACATGTTGGAACTTGGCGTTGCAGTGGTACTTCCAATGTTTATGTTTGCCATTGGTATCAGGAATAAATGGGTAACACTCATTAGATTCGGTGCCTTTATTGCTGCATTTGGTATCATCTGGAATCGTCTGAACACTGCTCTTATTTGTTACAACTGGCAGATGTATCAGGAAATTCCTCACTGGAAGGAAGTGTGGATAACGATTACAATTTACTCACTCTATTTCCTGACCTACCGCTTTATCGTCTATCGCCTTCCCATCGTATATGGATGGAAGGGTGAAAAATAA
- a CDS encoding sigma-54 dependent transcriptional regulator gives MENNPAVEIPILVVDDEESLRHTFKIFLKREGYGPIILASNFEEAVGELTTRSFDLVISDIVLGGNSGIDLLKRIRELNITCPVIMVTGYPHVDTASEALRFGAFDYIQKPVEKDQLLKTSRLALQQYKLQHEKQKAEEEKDHYRAYLDTLLRSVSDSIITIDQDLNIIKMNQAARSFFSPLNPAINEGGNLSVACADKNSCFFKEDAEKVLRSGIEIKEHRIEFTTETMDRKVISICISPLEDGRGSFHGVVIVIRDMTCLIESASSKLRSSFHRMIGASPAMQTVYTMIENVGKVDSAVLITGESGTGKELATEALHLESHRKNRPLVKVDCTAIPENLLESELFGHKKGSFTGADQDRMGRILQADGGTLFLDEIGDIPPMMQLRLLRFLQEKTFYPVGRDTSIQVDVRIIAATNVNLREKVQQGKFREDLYFRLRVIDIILPPLRERAGDIPLLANNFIQHYSRKMGKPVSGISDQAMTLLTNYTWPGNIRELEHVIERSCVLCNGSTIASEQLPIEIQNQTTFQDTTTSSPLRQGGELQHSEKPLFSDPFQGNSPESRIIAALKKSGGNKAKAARLLSIDRSTLYRKLREMKIDLSTFDL, from the coding sequence ATGGAAAATAATCCTGCAGTTGAAATACCGATCCTTGTCGTAGATGACGAAGAATCTCTGCGCCACACCTTTAAGATTTTTCTAAAACGTGAAGGCTATGGCCCAATTATACTCGCATCTAATTTCGAGGAAGCCGTAGGAGAACTGACAACCCGATCTTTTGATCTGGTAATCAGTGATATCGTCCTTGGCGGAAATTCAGGCATTGACCTTCTAAAACGAATAAGAGAACTGAATATCACCTGCCCTGTCATAATGGTAACAGGATATCCACATGTCGATACTGCTTCAGAAGCTTTACGTTTTGGTGCCTTTGACTATATCCAGAAACCGGTAGAGAAAGATCAACTACTAAAGACGTCGCGGCTGGCCTTACAGCAATATAAACTTCAGCACGAGAAACAGAAAGCCGAAGAAGAAAAAGATCACTATCGAGCCTACCTTGACACATTACTTAGAAGCGTTTCAGACAGTATCATCACAATAGACCAGGATCTGAACATTATTAAAATGAATCAGGCTGCTCGGTCTTTCTTCAGCCCCCTGAACCCCGCAATAAATGAGGGAGGCAATCTCTCAGTTGCGTGTGCTGATAAAAACAGCTGCTTCTTTAAAGAGGATGCTGAAAAAGTCCTGCGATCAGGCATTGAAATCAAGGAGCACCGAATCGAATTCACAACTGAAACGATGGATCGAAAGGTTATAAGCATATGCATATCCCCTCTTGAAGATGGTCGTGGTAGCTTTCATGGCGTTGTCATCGTTATTCGTGATATGACATGTTTAATAGAGTCGGCAAGTTCCAAATTGCGTAGTTCCTTTCATCGAATGATCGGGGCAAGCCCGGCCATGCAGACTGTCTACACGATGATAGAAAATGTTGGGAAAGTTGATTCAGCAGTACTTATTACCGGAGAAAGTGGAACCGGAAAAGAACTTGCAACAGAAGCTCTGCACCTTGAAAGTCATCGTAAAAACAGACCACTCGTCAAGGTTGACTGTACGGCTATTCCCGAAAATCTCCTCGAAAGTGAACTTTTTGGTCATAAAAAAGGCTCGTTTACTGGCGCAGATCAGGATCGAATGGGAAGAATCCTTCAAGCCGATGGTGGCACACTCTTTCTCGACGAAATAGGTGACATTCCTCCTATGATGCAACTGCGCCTCTTGCGATTCCTCCAGGAAAAAACCTTTTATCCAGTTGGTCGCGACACTTCCATTCAGGTGGATGTGAGAATTATAGCCGCCACTAATGTAAATTTGCGGGAGAAGGTCCAACAGGGGAAATTTAGAGAGGATCTCTATTTTCGATTGAGAGTTATTGATATCATTCTGCCACCTCTTCGAGAACGTGCCGGTGATATTCCGCTACTGGCAAATAATTTCATCCAACACTATTCCCGGAAAATGGGGAAGCCGGTATCTGGTATTTCAGATCAGGCTATGACATTGCTGACAAACTACACATGGCCTGGAAATATCAGAGAACTGGAACATGTTATTGAACGATCATGCGTGCTCTGCAATGGCTCGACGATTGCGAGTGAACAGCTTCCCATTGAAATTCAGAATCAAACAACTTTTCAGGACACTACAACCAGTTCACCACTACGACAGGGTGGCGAACTGCAGCATTCTGAAAAACCATTGTTTTCAGATCCTTTCCAGGGCAACAGTCCAGAAAGTAGAATCATTGCAGCACTGAAAAAAAGTGGTGGCAATAAGGCAAAAGCAGCCAGACTGCTGTCCATTGATCGTTCAACCCTTTATCGAAAATTACGAGAAATGAAGATTGACCTTAGCACCTTCGACCTCTAA
- a CDS encoding cytochrome c3 family protein, with translation MRTRKKIMRTALALTVGSFMITPITAWSMEASDAPETVTIDSMSKLYGPVEFDHSMHVGYASCQECHHHTTGEVVADPNCARCHNSADENDVVSCSECHEANRFNEKYLKTLEDPKLYHIDKPGLKGAYHLNCVGCHTITSGPTGCVDCHAMTEDGEKMFNTGAFAPAKGTSSSGQKH, from the coding sequence ATGCGAACACGAAAGAAAATCATGAGGACAGCGTTAGCGCTTACCGTTGGTTCCTTTATGATAACACCCATCACAGCGTGGTCAATGGAGGCGTCCGATGCTCCAGAAACTGTCACCATCGACAGTATGAGTAAGTTGTACGGGCCGGTGGAATTTGATCATAGTATGCACGTTGGATACGCCAGTTGTCAGGAATGCCATCATCACACAACCGGTGAAGTTGTAGCTGACCCGAACTGTGCCCGCTGTCACAACAGCGCAGATGAAAATGATGTTGTCAGCTGCAGTGAGTGTCATGAAGCTAACAGGTTTAACGAAAAATATCTTAAAACCCTTGAAGACCCAAAGCTTTACCACATTGACAAGCCTGGTCTGAAAGGTGCGTACCACCTCAATTGTGTTGGGTGCCATACCATCACATCTGGACCAACTGGATGTGTAGATTGTCATGCCATGACAGAGGATGGAGAGAAGATGTTTAATACGGGAGCTTTTGCCCCTGCTAAAGGAACATCATCCTCTGGTCAGAAACATTGA